In the genome of Aedes aegypti strain LVP_AGWG chromosome 2, AaegL5.0 Primary Assembly, whole genome shotgun sequence, the window aataaaatcataaatcaaaattaatacaaaaataaaacaaaccacATTTTGAAACGTGTTTAAACGTTCTAATTGTACTActtattcttccaggaatgaaGACGCTGAACCCGTGCGTCAAGTCCTGATCCCCATCCCACCGATCCGCTCGTTCGGCCCCATCACTCACCTGCCCCAACAGATGCCCCCACAACCGATGATGCGCCAAATGGCCCGACCAATCTTCCCCATCCCAATGATGAGTCATCACCAGCAGCCCCAGCAGATGCCTCCAGTCCCAGCCCAGATGATGCAAGCTCCCCATCCCGAGAACCCCATGATCCGTCCAGCCTTCCACGCTCAACCTCAACCGATGATTCATAGCCCACAGCCTCAGCAGCCACAGTCTACCTTCCCACAGCAGATGCAGCCACCACGTGCCGAAGTTCGCATCCAGTTCCAGCGCATCCCGATTCCGGAAGCCATCCGACCATTCCTGCCCCCACAGGCTCTTCGCAACGGCCCAGAACAACCCGAAGTTCAAATCCGTGAAGTGCCCCTGGAGATGGCTCTGCAGAAGGTTGGACTGTCGGCCGATGAGCTGAAGGACATCCACGAAATCGCCGCCCAAAAGTTCACCGAACAACTGAAGCAACTGATCGGAGAGATGGCTGATTC includes:
- the LOC110675535 gene encoding gamma-gliadin-like — translated: MPPQPMMRQMARPIFPIPMMSHHQQPQQMPPVPAQMMQAPHPENPMIRPAFHAQPQPMIHSPQPQQPQSTFPQQMQPPRAEVRIQFQRIPIPEAIRPFLPPQALRNGPEQPEVQIREVPLEMALQKVGLSADELKDIHEIAAQKFTEQLKQLIGEMADSEESSDEETDSYRTTPAQEPASQHSEERELQEQQPPRPQEQEPQVHNVEPQILPMGRAQYARSLVNPINLPGKVVESSLSVSSDEDAERPHYVQPRSV